In a single window of the Nodularia spumigena CCY9414 genome:
- the purF gene encoding amidophosphoribosyltransferase: MIPIHSVTSDEYPNQETNPINSHEHRPDKPEEACGVFGIYAPEADVAKMTYFGLYALQHRGQESAGIATFEGATVHLHKDMGLVSQVFNEAVLEHLQGNLAIGHTRYSTTGSSRKDNAQPAVVETRLGSLALAHNGNLVNTLQLREELVKTNVSLVTTTDSEMIAFAIAEAVNAGADWLEGSIQAFHRCEGAFSLVLGTPAGVMGVRDPNGIRPLVIGTLPGNPIRYVLASETCGLDIIGAEYLRDVEPGELVWITEAGLASYHWSQKPERKLCIFEMIYFARPDSIMHNESLYTYRMRLGRRIAAESAVDADIVFGVPDSGIPAAIGFSQASGVPYAEGLIKNRYVGRTFIQPTQSMRETGIRMKLNPLKDVLVGKRVIIVDDSIVRGTTSRKLVKALREAGATEVHMRISSPPVTHPCFYGIDTDSQDHLIAATKSVAEIAAQLEVDSLAYLSWEGMLEATQEDTNSFCSACFTGDYPVAIPEQVKRSKLILEKVVV; this comes from the coding sequence ATGATTCCCATCCATTCCGTCACTTCGGATGAATACCCCAATCAGGAGACCAACCCAATTAATAGTCATGAACATCGACCAGACAAGCCAGAAGAAGCTTGTGGTGTTTTTGGCATCTACGCACCAGAAGCAGATGTGGCGAAAATGACCTACTTTGGATTGTATGCTCTCCAACATCGGGGTCAAGAATCGGCTGGAATTGCGACCTTTGAGGGTGCAACAGTACACCTGCATAAAGACATGGGTTTGGTGTCTCAAGTCTTTAATGAAGCGGTTTTGGAGCATTTGCAGGGAAATCTCGCTATTGGTCACACTCGTTATTCCACTACTGGTTCTAGCCGCAAAGATAATGCCCAGCCTGCTGTGGTGGAAACTCGACTCGGTTCATTGGCTTTAGCACATAACGGCAATTTAGTCAATACGCTACAATTACGCGAAGAGTTAGTCAAGACCAATGTAAGTTTAGTCACCACCACAGACTCAGAAATGATTGCTTTTGCGATCGCCGAAGCTGTCAACGCCGGTGCAGATTGGCTAGAAGGATCAATTCAAGCGTTTCATCGTTGCGAAGGTGCTTTTAGTTTAGTGCTGGGTACTCCCGCAGGCGTGATGGGTGTCCGCGATCCTAATGGTATCCGTCCCTTAGTAATTGGAACTTTACCCGGTAATCCAATTCGTTACGTCTTGGCTTCAGAAACTTGTGGTTTAGATATCATTGGAGCCGAATACTTACGAGATGTGGAACCAGGCGAGTTAGTTTGGATTACTGAAGCAGGTTTGGCTTCCTATCATTGGAGTCAAAAACCGGAGCGTAAGTTGTGTATCTTTGAGATGATTTACTTTGCTCGTCCTGATAGCATCATGCACAACGAAAGTTTGTACACCTACCGCATGAGATTAGGGCGACGCATAGCCGCAGAATCGGCTGTAGATGCTGATATTGTCTTTGGTGTTCCTGATTCGGGAATCCCTGCGGCTATTGGCTTTTCTCAAGCTTCTGGTGTACCTTACGCAGAAGGATTAATTAAAAATCGTTATGTGGGGCGCACTTTTATTCAGCCTACACAATCCATGCGCGAAACTGGGATTCGGATGAAACTCAACCCCCTCAAAGATGTGCTGGTGGGTAAACGCGTGATTATTGTAGATGATTCTATTGTTCGGGGTACAACTAGCCGGAAGCTGGTTAAAGCCTTGCGTGAAGCTGGTGCAACAGAAGTACACATGAGAATTTCTTCTCCCCCAGTTACACATCCCTGTTTTTACGGTATCGATACCGATAGTCAAGATCATTTGATTGCTGCTACCAAATCAGTGGCAGAAATTGCCGCGCAGTTGGAAGTAGATAGTCTTGCTTATCTCAGTTGGGAAGGAATGCTAGAAGCAACGCAGGAAGATACTAATAGTTTCTGTTCAGCTTGTTTTACTGGGGATTATCCTGTAGCTATTCCTGAGCAAGTCAAGCGTTCTAAGCTGATTTTGGAAAAAGTCGTAGTTTAG
- a CDS encoding allophycocyanin subunit alpha-B: MTVISQVILKADDQLRYPSSGELKSIKEYLQTGVQRTRIAATLAENEKKIVQEATKKLWQKRPDFIAPGGNAYGERQRSLCIRDFGWYLRLITYGVLAGDKDPIEKIGLIGVREMYNSLGVPVPGMVEAISALKTASLDLLSAEDAAEAAPYFDYIIQAMS, from the coding sequence ATGACTGTCATTAGCCAAGTTATCCTCAAAGCCGACGACCAACTTCGTTACCCCAGCAGTGGTGAACTCAAAAGCATCAAAGAATATTTGCAAACCGGAGTACAACGGACGCGCATTGCTGCGACCTTAGCCGAGAACGAAAAAAAGATTGTTCAAGAAGCCACCAAAAAGCTTTGGCAAAAACGTCCTGACTTTATCGCACCCGGCGGTAATGCTTACGGTGAACGTCAACGTTCCCTATGTATCCGTGACTTTGGCTGGTACTTGCGCCTCATTACCTATGGCGTACTTGCTGGCGACAAAGATCCAATTGAAAAAATTGGTTTAATCGGTGTGCGAGAAATGTACAATTCGTTAGGCGTTCCTGTCCCCGGTATGGTAGAAGCTATCAGCGCCTTAAAAACAGCCTCTCTTGACTTACTAAGTGCAGAAGATGCAGCCGAAGCAGCACCCTACTTTGATTACATCATCCAAGCGATGTCCTAA
- the rlmD gene encoding 23S rRNA (uracil(1939)-C(5))-methyltransferase RlmD: MTKQQGDLIEITIADLSNTGEGVGRFEEQVVFVPDTVPGDRAIVRLVHVKPKYAHGKLHELLEASPHRVRPSCIVADKCGGCQWQHIDYNYQLVAKHNQVIQALQRIGGFVNPPVDPMLTASAPLGYRNKSTYPLGISATGQVQAGYYQKGSHQLVNLNQCPVQDARLNPLLAEVKQDIQQRGWRIYDERKHQGQIRHLGLRIGRRTGEMLLTLVVKDWNLPGIETQAQEWLKRYPLLMGVSLNRNSDRTNAIFGSETRCIAGVPYLREKFADLEFQILPDTFFQVYTEAAEALLQVIQSELNLQGQELLIDAYCGMGTLTLPLAKQVRQAIGIELQPEAVQQAIVNAQHNDINNVTFQVGAVEKLLPEMGIVPDVVLLDPPRKGCDRAVIDSLLRSKPSRIVYVSCKVATLARDLKLLCEDGQYTITRVQPADFFPQTAHVEAVAFLVRSHLDRNTESLTKTQNSNS, encoded by the coding sequence ATGACTAAACAACAGGGTGATTTAATTGAAATTACGATCGCTGACCTGAGTAATACAGGTGAAGGTGTGGGACGTTTTGAGGAACAGGTGGTTTTTGTTCCTGATACGGTTCCAGGCGATCGCGCTATAGTACGCTTAGTACACGTTAAACCTAAATACGCTCACGGCAAACTGCATGAGCTATTAGAAGCCTCTCCTCATCGGGTGCGACCTAGTTGCATTGTGGCTGATAAATGTGGAGGTTGTCAGTGGCAACATATTGATTATAATTATCAGCTTGTCGCGAAGCATAATCAAGTTATCCAAGCTTTACAACGTATTGGCGGTTTTGTCAATCCCCCAGTAGATCCGATGCTGACTGCATCTGCACCTTTGGGCTATCGTAATAAATCTACTTATCCTCTGGGAATTTCCGCCACAGGTCAAGTACAGGCTGGTTACTACCAAAAAGGTAGCCATCAATTAGTTAATTTAAATCAATGTCCTGTCCAAGACGCAAGATTAAATCCTTTATTGGCTGAAGTCAAACAAGACATCCAACAGCGCGGTTGGCGAATTTACGACGAACGCAAACACCAAGGACAAATCCGCCATCTGGGTTTACGCATTGGACGGCGAACTGGCGAAATGTTGTTGACTTTGGTTGTCAAGGATTGGAATTTACCAGGAATTGAAACCCAAGCGCAGGAATGGTTAAAGCGCTATCCCCTATTGATGGGTGTGTCGTTAAATCGCAATAGCGATCGCACAAATGCTATTTTTGGTTCTGAAACTCGTTGCATTGCTGGCGTTCCTTACCTGCGAGAAAAATTCGCTGATTTAGAATTTCAAATCCTTCCAGATACCTTTTTCCAGGTTTATACAGAAGCCGCAGAAGCACTATTACAGGTAATTCAATCCGAACTCAATCTTCAAGGACAAGAGTTGCTAATTGATGCATATTGTGGTATGGGAACTTTGACTTTGCCTTTAGCCAAACAAGTCCGCCAAGCCATAGGCATAGAATTACAACCAGAAGCAGTACAGCAGGCAATTGTCAACGCCCAGCACAATGACATTAATAATGTCACATTCCAAGTCGGAGCAGTAGAGAAATTGCTGCCAGAAATGGGAATTGTACCAGATGTAGTGTTACTTGACCCGCCCCGCAAAGGATGCGATCGCGCCGTTATCGATTCTTTATTGCGATCGAAACCTTCACGCATAGTTTACGTCAGTTGTAAAGTAGCCACTCTTGCCCGCGACCTGAAATTGTTATGCGAAGATGGGCAATATACCATTACACGGGTGCAACCGGCTGATTTCTTTCCTCAAACAGCCCACGTGGAAGCTGTGGCCTTTCTAGTGCGATCGCATTTGGATAGGAATACTGAGTCTTTAACAAAAACTCAAAATTCAAATTCCTAG
- a CDS encoding ATP-binding protein, translated as MITISLRPVGRNWGTISFASTLYLCPILDLLLAEIPAKLQAELRLGLQEALVNAAKHGNNLDPSKTVVVRFSLIDNQYWWVISDQGQGFIPASTNDDDEPTDYLPPDESENGRGLCLLHQIFDQVEWNRKGTELRLCKEMENRSRLSLRR; from the coding sequence GTGATTACCATTTCCCTCCGTCCAGTTGGACGTAATTGGGGTACGATTAGTTTCGCCTCAACTCTTTATCTATGCCCAATTTTAGATTTACTGTTGGCGGAAATTCCCGCCAAACTCCAAGCAGAACTAAGGCTAGGACTCCAAGAGGCTTTAGTTAATGCAGCCAAACACGGTAATAATCTTGATCCTAGTAAAACAGTTGTAGTCCGGTTTTCCTTAATAGATAATCAGTATTGGTGGGTAATATCAGACCAAGGACAAGGTTTTATTCCCGCATCTACTAATGATGATGATGAACCAACAGATTATTTACCACCCGATGAGTCAGAAAATGGTCGTGGTTTATGTCTTCTACACCAAATTTTCGATCAAGTCGAGTGGAATCGCAAAGGTACAGAACTTAGGCTTTGTAAAGAAATGGAAAATCGCTCCCGTTTGTCTTTAAGACGCTAA
- a CDS encoding class I SAM-dependent methyltransferase — MVLNKLFKDIIIKLLTGVSKPDYAKLASQLSLADAIAKIDWLFGCESVLKEFNSDVTVSYYTQSEWGYQIYHSGQDAIHMALNPDGVFHPDGYYAQPRVVAEQIRELDAKNVLELGCGKGFNSCFLAEKYPEVKFTGIDITSAHIKIARRQAEQFSNLSFQEGNFNQLNFLDQSFDIVFAFECLCHASPDETPLAEIFRVLRPGGKLIVFDGYRKIKLEQLPQLLQTATQLVEVSMAVRHGFSQIDHWNTIAQSIGFRVQVIEDVSSSIQPTLLKLQKLSLKLFSLSWKAKILAYMLPKYLVRNSIAGLLMPFTVSPKGEAFGYYKLILERPLEV; from the coding sequence ATGGTATTGAATAAATTGTTTAAAGATATCATTATTAAACTACTTACTGGGGTTTCAAAACCTGACTATGCTAAACTGGCTAGTCAACTAAGTTTAGCAGATGCGATCGCCAAAATTGATTGGCTTTTTGGTTGCGAGTCTGTCTTAAAGGAATTTAATTCAGATGTTACCGTTTCTTACTACACCCAAAGTGAGTGGGGTTATCAAATCTATCACTCTGGACAAGATGCTATCCATATGGCATTGAACCCTGATGGCGTATTTCATCCAGATGGTTATTATGCTCAACCGCGAGTAGTTGCCGAACAAATTCGTGAACTTGATGCGAAAAATGTTTTAGAATTAGGATGCGGCAAAGGATTTAATAGCTGTTTTTTAGCAGAGAAATATCCAGAAGTAAAATTCACTGGAATTGATATAACTTCAGCCCATATTAAAATAGCACGTCGCCAAGCAGAGCAATTTTCTAACTTATCTTTTCAAGAAGGTAACTTTAATCAATTAAACTTTTTAGATCAATCCTTTGATATTGTTTTTGCCTTTGAGTGTTTATGTCATGCATCTCCAGATGAAACACCACTAGCAGAAATTTTTCGGGTGCTGCGCCCTGGTGGCAAATTAATTGTATTTGATGGCTATCGTAAAATCAAGCTTGAACAACTTCCTCAGTTACTTCAAACCGCTACTCAACTTGTGGAAGTATCAATGGCAGTTCGTCATGGATTTTCACAAATTGATCATTGGAATACCATTGCACAATCCATTGGCTTTCGAGTACAAGTTATTGAAGATGTTTCCTCGTCAATTCAGCCTACTTTATTAAAATTACAAAAATTGTCCCTGAAACTTTTTTCTTTATCTTGGAAAGCTAAAATACTGGCTTATATGTTGCCTAAATATTTAGTAAGAAATTCCATTGCTGGTCTTTTAATGCCCTTCACTGTTAGCCCTAAAGGAGAAGCTTTCGGATATTATAAATTAATCTTAGAGCGCCCTTTAGAAGTATAA
- a CDS encoding DUF6439 family protein, translating into MSQPTQLPKTSQLNEVSTLELAQALMERLSISPNDWHRLKSNRNARASEQAAAAVLYLVQNQPQEAIVRLEQAVGWLDKSISAPPCESHGKKGVGSRE; encoded by the coding sequence ATGTCTCAACCTACCCAGCTTCCTAAAACCAGTCAACTGAATGAAGTTAGCACCTTAGAACTAGCTCAAGCCTTGATGGAAAGGCTAAGTATCTCACCTAACGATTGGCATCGCCTCAAGTCTAACCGCAATGCTCGTGCTAGTGAACAAGCAGCCGCAGCCGTTTTGTATCTCGTTCAAAATCAGCCACAAGAAGCCATAGTTAGATTAGAACAAGCCGTTGGTTGGTTAGATAAGTCAATTTCCGCACCTCCTTGTGAGAGTCACGGGAAGAAGGGAGTAGGGAGTAGGGAGTAG
- the purL gene encoding phosphoribosylformylglycinamidine synthase subunit PurL, with protein sequence MTATSSTPFSPQEIATEGLKPEEYAEIVKRLGRHPNKAELGMFGVMWSEHCCYKNSRPLLKQFPTTGPRILVGPGENAGVVDIGDGRQLAFKIESHNHPSAVEPFQGAATGVGGILRDIFTMGARPIALLNSLRFGDLDDPKTQRLFTGVVAGISHYGNCVGVPTVGGEVYFDKAYSGNPLVNVMALGLMETPEIVKSGASGFGNPVLYVGSTTGRDGMGGASFASAELSEQSLDNRPAVQVGDPFIEKSLIEACLEAFKTGAVVAAQDMGAAGITCSTSEMAAKGGVGIEFDLDKIPVRELGMVPYEYLLSESQERMLFVAHKGREQELIDIFERWGLHAVVAGTVIAEPIVRILFQGKIAAEIPAEALAENTPLYERELLAEPPEYAREAWKWSPDYLPVCTTSGIEIQGKLQSWDDVLLTLLDTPTIASKSWVYRQYDHQVQNNTVILPGGADAAVVRLRPLETTQNEKLAPESFTSGVAATVDCNPRYVYLDPYEGAKAVVAEAARNLSCVGAEPLAVTDNLNFGSPEKPIGYWQLAEACRGLSEGCLELATPVTGGNVSLYNETFDSEGNPQPIYPTPVVGMVGLIPDLSKICGQGWQAAGDLIYLLGLPLTSPISLGASEYLATIHNTVAGKPPRVDFDLERRVQQVCRDGIRAGWIGSAHDSAEGGVVVALAESCLAGNLGAEIQLEISENQLKRLDEVLFGEGGARILVSVTSSEQKNWESYLQEHLGESWQKLGMVRNLGSSEAGLEILTSDNQTLIKVSMEQMSDRYFQAISNRLSHPTNTPN encoded by the coding sequence ATGACCGCCACCTCCTCTACTCCCTTTTCCCCGCAAGAAATCGCCACCGAAGGATTAAAACCAGAAGAATATGCAGAAATAGTCAAACGCTTAGGGCGACATCCCAACAAAGCTGAACTGGGAATGTTTGGAGTGATGTGGTCTGAACATTGCTGCTACAAAAATTCCCGCCCATTACTCAAACAGTTTCCCACCACAGGCCCCCGCATCTTAGTTGGCCCTGGCGAAAACGCTGGAGTTGTGGACATAGGCGACGGAAGACAATTAGCATTTAAAATTGAATCTCATAACCACCCCTCAGCTGTTGAACCTTTCCAAGGCGCAGCTACTGGTGTGGGCGGAATTCTTAGAGATATTTTTACAATGGGGGCGCGTCCCATTGCTTTATTAAATTCTTTACGTTTCGGTGATTTAGACGACCCGAAAACCCAAAGATTGTTTACAGGTGTTGTCGCGGGAATCTCCCATTATGGCAATTGCGTTGGGGTTCCCACAGTCGGTGGTGAAGTTTACTTTGATAAAGCTTACTCCGGAAATCCCTTAGTCAACGTGATGGCGCTGGGATTGATGGAAACGCCGGAAATTGTTAAATCGGGGGCTTCTGGATTCGGTAATCCGGTGCTGTATGTCGGTTCTACCACCGGACGCGATGGTATGGGAGGGGCAAGTTTTGCTAGTGCGGAATTAAGCGAACAGTCACTAGATAACCGTCCCGCCGTGCAAGTAGGCGACCCATTTATAGAAAAGTCTTTAATTGAAGCTTGTTTAGAAGCATTTAAAACTGGTGCAGTGGTCGCCGCCCAAGATATGGGTGCTGCTGGTATCACCTGTTCGACATCAGAAATGGCTGCTAAAGGTGGTGTGGGGATTGAATTTGATTTAGATAAGATTCCCGTGCGGGAACTGGGAATGGTTCCCTATGAATACCTACTTTCGGAATCTCAAGAAAGAATGCTTTTTGTCGCCCATAAGGGGCGGGAACAAGAGCTAATTGATATTTTTGAACGTTGGGGACTTCATGCCGTGGTTGCCGGTACGGTGATTGCTGAACCCATTGTGCGGATTTTATTCCAGGGTAAAATAGCCGCAGAAATTCCGGCTGAGGCTTTGGCGGAAAATACCCCACTTTATGAACGGGAATTATTGGCGGAACCACCAGAATATGCCCGTGAAGCTTGGAAATGGTCGCCTGATTATTTACCTGTTTGCACAACGTCTGGGATTGAAATTCAAGGAAAACTGCAATCTTGGGATGATGTTCTGTTAACTTTGCTCGATACGCCGACAATCGCTTCTAAAAGTTGGGTCTATCGTCAGTATGACCATCAAGTTCAGAATAACACTGTAATTTTACCAGGTGGTGCTGATGCGGCGGTAGTGCGCTTACGTCCCTTGGAAACAACGCAAAATGAAAAATTAGCACCGGAAAGTTTTACATCAGGGGTGGCGGCGACTGTAGACTGTAATCCTCGGTATGTTTATCTTGACCCTTACGAGGGTGCAAAGGCAGTGGTGGCAGAAGCGGCTCGCAATCTTAGCTGTGTGGGTGCTGAACCTCTGGCGGTGACGGATAATCTCAATTTTGGCAGTCCAGAAAAACCCATTGGTTATTGGCAATTGGCTGAGGCTTGTCGGGGTTTGTCTGAAGGTTGTTTGGAATTGGCTACACCAGTTACAGGTGGGAATGTCTCTCTGTACAATGAAACTTTTGATTCTGAAGGTAATCCCCAACCAATTTATCCGACTCCGGTTGTGGGGATGGTGGGATTGATTCCCGATTTAAGCAAAATTTGTGGTCAAGGTTGGCAAGCCGCAGGTGATTTAATTTATCTTTTGGGTTTACCTCTGACATCCCCCATTAGTTTGGGTGCATCTGAGTATTTAGCCACTATCCACAATACTGTGGCTGGTAAGCCTCCACGGGTAGATTTTGATTTGGAACGTCGTGTACAGCAAGTGTGCCGTGACGGTATTCGCGCGGGTTGGATAGGTTCCGCCCATGATTCTGCTGAGGGGGGAGTGGTTGTGGCTTTGGCGGAATCTTGCCTGGCTGGGAATTTAGGCGCGGAAATTCAGCTAGAAATTTCTGAAAATCAGTTAAAACGTCTGGATGAGGTGCTGTTTGGTGAGGGTGGGGCGAGAATTTTAGTTTCGGTTACATCATCAGAACAGAAAAATTGGGAATCCTACTTACAGGAGCATCTGGGAGAAAGTTGGCAAAAACTGGGTATGGTGAGGAATTTGGGCAGTTCTGAAGCGGGTTTGGAAATTTTAACTTCTGATAACCAAACCTTAATAAAAGTTAGTATGGAACAAATGAGCGATCGCTATTTCCAGGCAATTTCCAACCGTCTTTCTCACCCAACTAATACCCCCAATTAA
- the asnS gene encoding asparagine--tRNA ligase → MLNRRIAEVLRSGEPDDSLVIQGWVRTKRELKGFAFIEVNDGSSLANLQAVINQDLPDYEEIIKKLNTGAAVEVSGVLVASQGKGQRIELQAQAVKVYGEADPETYPLQKKRHSFEFLRTIGHLRSRTNSFGAVFRVRNACSAAIHEFFQQRGFLWVHTPIITANDCEGAGELFSVTGLDLKNIPRTKSEAVDYTQDFFGKPTYLTVSGQLEAEVMAMAFSNVYTFAPTFRAENSNTSRHLAEFWMVEPEMAFCDLEGNMDLAEAFLKHVFKYVLEKCPEDMEFFNQRIDKTVLETADNIINNQFERLTYTEAVKLLEKADVKFEYPVNWGLDLQSEHERYLAEHLFKKPVIVTDYPAQIKAFYMRVNDDEKTVRAMDILAPKIGEIIGGSQREERLEVLERRILAQGMQPEDLWWYMDLRRYGTVPHAGFGLGFERLVQFMTGMANIRDVIPFPRTPQSAEF, encoded by the coding sequence ATGTTAAACCGACGAATTGCCGAAGTCTTGCGGAGTGGTGAACCTGATGATTCTCTCGTTATTCAAGGCTGGGTAAGAACGAAACGCGAGTTAAAAGGATTTGCTTTTATAGAAGTCAATGACGGTTCATCACTAGCTAATTTGCAAGCCGTCATCAATCAGGATTTGCCAGATTACGAAGAAATCATCAAAAAACTGAATACAGGTGCGGCTGTAGAAGTCAGTGGGGTACTGGTAGCTTCTCAAGGTAAGGGACAGCGCATTGAATTACAAGCCCAAGCCGTGAAGGTCTACGGAGAGGCTGATCCCGAAACTTATCCTCTGCAAAAGAAACGCCACTCTTTTGAATTTTTACGCACAATTGGACATTTGCGATCGCGCACTAATTCCTTTGGTGCAGTTTTCCGAGTCAGAAACGCCTGTTCTGCGGCCATTCACGAATTTTTCCAACAAAGAGGCTTTTTATGGGTACATACACCCATAATTACAGCTAACGACTGCGAAGGCGCAGGAGAACTATTCAGCGTTACCGGCTTGGATTTAAAAAACATTCCCCGCACAAAAAGCGAAGCGGTAGATTACACACAAGACTTTTTTGGTAAACCCACATATTTAACCGTTAGTGGACAGTTAGAAGCAGAAGTCATGGCCATGGCCTTTTCTAACGTCTACACCTTCGCCCCTACCTTCCGTGCAGAAAATTCTAACACCTCCCGTCACCTCGCCGAATTTTGGATGGTGGAGCCAGAAATGGCATTTTGTGACCTAGAAGGGAATATGGATTTAGCCGAAGCATTTCTGAAACACGTGTTTAAATATGTGTTAGAAAAATGCCCAGAAGACATGGAATTTTTCAACCAACGCATTGATAAAACCGTCTTAGAAACAGCCGATAATATTATTAATAATCAATTTGAGCGCTTAACTTATACAGAAGCAGTCAAATTATTAGAAAAAGCCGATGTCAAGTTTGAATATCCAGTTAATTGGGGTTTAGATTTGCAATCAGAACACGAACGCTATTTAGCCGAACACCTGTTTAAAAAACCCGTAATTGTCACAGATTATCCCGCCCAAATCAAAGCCTTTTATATGCGTGTCAACGATGATGAAAAAACCGTCCGCGCAATGGATATTCTTGCACCTAAAATTGGCGAAATCATAGGCGGTTCGCAAAGAGAAGAACGCCTAGAAGTGTTAGAACGCCGCATTTTAGCCCAAGGAATGCAACCAGAAGACTTATGGTGGTATATGGATTTGCGCCGTTATGGGACTGTTCCCCATGCTGGTTTCGGCTTAGGTTTTGAAAGACTCGTGCAATTTATGACAGGTATGGCAAATATCCGCGATGTCATTCCCTTCCCCCGCACACCCCAAAGCGCTGAATTTTAG